In Streptomyces sp. Li-HN-5-11, the sequence GGTTGCCTCGGCGTCGTCGAGAATGCCGAGGGCGTAGGCGCCGACGGTCTCGTGCTCGTTCGGGGCCGGAGATCCCTGCATGGGCCCAGACATACCCGAACCACCCGTTCCGAACCCCCCGTACATGCTCATCACGCCGTCACCCCCCGCTCCTCCAGAGCCAGCTTCATCGACCGCAGGGCGTAGAACACCCGTGAGCGCACGGTGCCGCTGGGTATGCCCAGCGTCTCGGCCGCCTCGTTGACGGTACGCCCCTTGAAGTACGTCTCGACGAGGACCTCCCTGTGGGCAGGGGTCAGGTCGTCGAGCGCGTCAGACAGCGTCATCAGCCACAGCGCCTTGTCGATCTCGTCCTCCGCGGGGATGACCTCCAGCGGCGACGGATCGACCTCCTGCGGCCGGGCCTGCCGGCTGCGGTGGCCGTCGATGACGATGCGGCGTGCGACCGTCACCAGCCAGGGGCGTACAGAGCCAGTCGCTCGATTGAGCTGGCCGGCGTTCTTCCAGGCACGGATGAGTGTCTCCTGCACCACGTCCTCGGCACGCTGCCGATCACCGGCGACCAGCCGGAGGACATACGCAAGGAGGGGTCCGGCGTGCTCCCGGTACAGGGCACGCATCAGCTCCTCATCAGGTTCCGAGGGCTGGGACATGCGATGTCGGGCCCTCGATCCACGTTCATTGGCCACGACAGAATCCTTGCGCACGCCCACCTCCGATGTCCGGGGGTTCCCCCAGTCGGTCGCTCATGCACGGGTACGGACGCGGGTCTTGAGATGTTCAATGTGAGCCGACAGATTTCCGCGGGCTGTCGTGACGAGGGGGACATGAGAGCACATTCCCCCCGCGTGATCTTTACATTTCCGACACATCGCCAAGAGGGCCGGAGATGCCCGCGCACCCTTGGAAACAAACTGGATGTTGCACAAATCACGTCGGCGTCGGGGCGGCCCGGGACTCGCAGAAGCCGCATTCCGGACCTCGGCAGGTCGCCCGGAGTGCCTGTTGGGAGTGAGGCCGTCGGTTCTAGGCGCGAGCGAGGGCCGCGCGGCGGCGGTGGCGGGCGACCCGTTCGCGGTTCCCGCAGACCTCACTGGAGCACCAGCGCCTGCGGTGTCCCCGGGACGAATCCAGGTACACGATCGGGCAGTTGTCGCCTTCGCACCGGCGCAGGCTCGCCCGGGCGCCGGGATCGGTGAGCAGGTCCACGGCGTCCCGGGCCACGGCTGCGAGCAGGGCGGCGCACTCGGGCGGGCCGGCCAACTCGCGGACGAGGGTGCCGTCCTCACCGCGTACGGCGCGGGGGGCCGGGGGCGGGGTCCGGGCGAGGTCGTTGAGGCGGGCGAGCGCGGGGTCGTGCGGCCGGGCGAGCGCGGAATCGTGCGGCCGGGCGAGCGCGGAATCGTGCGGCCGGGCGAGCGCGGGGTCGTGCGGCCGGGCGAGCGCGGGGTCGTGCGGCCGGGCGAGCGCGGGGTCGTGCGGCCGGGGCGCCTCGGCCAGACAGTCGCGCACCAACCGGCCGACCCACCCGCGCAGTTCGTGGAAGGCGACGAGCCAGGAGGCGTCGGCGTGCGCGAGCGGGGTGCCCGGCGGGACCAGGCCCGACCCGGTGATCCAGGCGCACAACGGCGCGAGTGAGTTCAGCCGTTCCTCGGGATGGCTGGTGGAGAGGAGATCCAGGCAGATCCGCCCGGCGTCGAACCGCATGTCGTACGGGACCGTGGCCGTACCCAGTGCCATGTGCCTGTCACCGCCTAGGGTCACCCCGTCAACAGGGGCCGGTGGGTGCTCGTCAGGGGCTGGGGAACCGTTCCCTCCCACAGTGCCTGCCCGGCTCCGCCGCGGAAACCCCCACTGCGGGGTTGCGCGCTGCCCGACCGAGTCCGCGTCGGCCGCGCGTCCTCCCGCGTGTACCCGACCGGCCCGGTGGGTCGGCGGCCGGTCCCGCGCCTGCGCGACCAGCCTCGCAGGTCGGCGACTCGCACGTCGGCG encodes:
- a CDS encoding ABATE domain-containing protein, which gives rise to MALGTATVPYDMRFDAGRICLDLLSTSHPEERLNSLAPLCAWITGSGLVPPGTPLAHADASWLVAFHELRGWVGRLVRDCLAEAPRPHDPALARPHDPALARPHDPALARPHDSALARPHDSALARPHDPALARLNDLARTPPPAPRAVRGEDGTLVRELAGPPECAALLAAVARDAVDLLTDPGARASLRRCEGDNCPIVYLDSSRGHRRRWCSSEVCGNRERVARHRRRAALARA
- a CDS encoding sigma-70 family RNA polymerase sigma factor is translated as MSQPSEPDEELMRALYREHAGPLLAYVLRLVAGDRQRAEDVVQETLIRAWKNAGQLNRATGSVRPWLVTVARRIVIDGHRSRQARPQEVDPSPLEVIPAEDEIDKALWLMTLSDALDDLTPAHREVLVETYFKGRTVNEAAETLGIPSGTVRSRVFYALRSMKLALEERGVTA